Proteins co-encoded in one Bacillus infantis NRRL B-14911 genomic window:
- a CDS encoding IseA DL-endopeptidase inhibitor family protein, translated as MRKLKLIIILLGFLLLGGCTFLPEPVSLIQAPRPPAEKIQEKENLEPVAKRFLPADAILAVPDRPVGGSSILEADFDGDGSPEAAVFYKLKGDPGKPGTLILKKVQKEWTLQEDIKGIGFDVGWGAAADVTGDGADELLLGWSIGASAGSTLNIFSFAEGSLKKIGQENYHELEMVRPEEGSFYSLAVWARDLADVYQVDMLSWDGSRFASDKELYPAYFPKVSQYYKARTAEVPDAAIYWYFLAEAQVKEGKPEEAIQSIEKGMNLNMIMPGYSKFSELKDEIIAMLEDREGQDTALYIPEPDLTLAIPLDLFPYLAVEGSPGPSNEYRLSASIKPEGEEKGQLFDIVIYPKDAGEPIDEKDMLKLFEDDRFIYMVRKGWKNPYPPGSPAFDLYSLAVSKKDEIISSLKRGSPVQKLENLEEEMLAAAINEAAQMRWHVQSGGNIEEMESITINELDYRFMGRDLDSESKLIQYFSSSFTNEAISAYIIHSGIKVHNGRLVQPNADGGSIMGYQHAEILQMKDAGDVKEFDLKAPLGDTLLYETFHIEFEKTKAGWKISSMPGSF; from the coding sequence ATGAGAAAACTCAAACTTATAATCATACTGCTGGGCTTTTTGCTGCTTGGAGGGTGCACGTTTCTTCCTGAGCCGGTCAGCCTTATACAGGCGCCAAGGCCCCCGGCAGAAAAGATTCAGGAAAAAGAAAATCTTGAGCCTGTCGCCAAGCGGTTCCTCCCTGCAGATGCAATTTTAGCGGTTCCTGACAGGCCGGTTGGAGGAAGCAGCATACTGGAAGCGGATTTTGATGGAGATGGGTCACCGGAAGCGGCAGTTTTCTACAAGCTCAAAGGAGACCCCGGCAAACCAGGGACTCTTATTCTCAAAAAAGTGCAAAAAGAATGGACTTTGCAGGAAGACATAAAAGGGATTGGATTTGATGTTGGCTGGGGTGCGGCCGCCGACGTGACAGGGGATGGAGCGGATGAACTATTGCTGGGCTGGAGCATCGGCGCTTCAGCAGGAAGCACGCTCAATATTTTTTCCTTTGCTGAAGGCTCCCTGAAAAAGATTGGCCAGGAAAACTATCACGAGCTGGAAATGGTCCGCCCTGAAGAAGGATCTTTCTATTCATTGGCCGTCTGGGCACGCGATCTTGCTGACGTGTATCAGGTTGATATGCTGTCATGGGACGGCAGCCGCTTTGCTTCTGATAAAGAGCTGTATCCAGCTTACTTCCCTAAAGTTTCACAATATTATAAAGCAAGGACAGCTGAAGTCCCTGATGCAGCAATATACTGGTATTTCCTGGCTGAAGCGCAGGTGAAGGAAGGAAAGCCCGAAGAAGCAATCCAATCAATAGAAAAGGGCATGAACCTAAACATGATTATGCCGGGTTACAGCAAGTTTTCAGAGCTGAAAGACGAAATTATAGCAATGCTTGAAGACAGGGAGGGACAGGATACTGCTTTATATATTCCCGAACCTGACCTGACGCTCGCTATCCCGCTTGATTTGTTTCCTTATTTGGCTGTGGAGGGATCTCCCGGACCAAGCAATGAATACCGTTTATCTGCTAGCATCAAGCCCGAGGGGGAGGAAAAAGGGCAGCTGTTTGATATTGTGATTTATCCTAAAGATGCGGGAGAACCCATTGATGAAAAAGATATGCTGAAGCTTTTTGAGGATGACCGTTTTATATATATGGTCAGGAAAGGTTGGAAAAACCCCTATCCCCCGGGCAGTCCTGCTTTTGATCTTTACAGCTTGGCAGTATCCAAAAAGGATGAAATAATCTCCAGCCTGAAGAGGGGCTCTCCTGTACAGAAGCTCGAAAACCTGGAGGAAGAAATGCTGGCTGCTGCCATCAATGAAGCGGCACAAATGCGCTGGCATGTTCAAAGCGGAGGCAATATAGAAGAAATGGAATCCATAACGATCAATGAATTGGACTATCGCTTTATGGGCAGGGATCTTGATTCAGAATCAAAGCTGATCCAGTATTTTTCATCTTCTTTTACAAATGAAGCCATTTCAGCTTATATCATTCATTCAGGCATCAAGGTCCACAATGGAAGGCTCGTGCAGCCTAATGCAGACGGCGGGTCCATCATGGGCTATCAGCATGCAGAAATCCTTCAGATGAAGGATGCCGGTGACGTGAAAGAGTTTGATTTAAAGGCCCCGCTCGGTGATACACTTTTATACGAAACCTTTCATATTGAATTTGAAAAAACAAAGGCCGGCTGGAAAATTTCTTCTATGCCGGGAAGCTTTTAG
- a CDS encoding LacI family DNA-binding transcriptional regulator — protein MANIREIAKLANVSVSTVSRVLNKHPYVAEEKRLAVMQAIEKLDYIQNINAVHLSRGKTKTVGVMLPYVNHPYFSSLLEGIGEEALKHEYGLHLFQTAYDPDKEIEALAKMKMRMVDGMIILSRKSSWSKMEEYCLSMPAVICEKLDHPSVSAVFIDHYKAFRQGLDHLLSKGYRRIGYCIARRTGTNSNLRYQAFSEGLAEQNIAVTEDWIFDRCLGIEDGERVARQLYGMAERPDALLVSSDQVAAGIIAEWSKLGLRIPGDLAVLSFDNHPISRALQITTMDLPVNEMGKTAFRLFLERLTSGQVKQMEAEAALIERKTV, from the coding sequence ATGGCGAATATCAGAGAAATTGCCAAACTGGCAAACGTGTCTGTGTCAACAGTTTCCAGGGTGCTTAATAAGCATCCTTATGTGGCTGAAGAAAAGCGGCTGGCCGTCATGCAGGCCATTGAAAAACTTGATTATATCCAGAATATCAATGCAGTCCATCTGTCAAGAGGGAAGACCAAGACGGTAGGGGTTATGCTGCCATATGTGAATCATCCTTATTTTTCTTCCCTTCTGGAAGGAATTGGAGAGGAAGCGTTAAAGCATGAGTATGGGCTTCATCTTTTTCAGACTGCCTATGATCCTGATAAAGAAATAGAGGCACTAGCAAAGATGAAAATGAGGATGGTTGATGGGATGATCATTCTTTCCCGGAAAAGCAGCTGGAGCAAAATGGAGGAGTACTGCCTCAGCATGCCTGCAGTCATTTGTGAAAAGCTGGACCATCCTTCTGTCAGTGCTGTCTTTATCGACCATTATAAAGCGTTTCGCCAGGGGCTCGATCATCTGCTGTCTAAAGGGTATAGGAGAATCGGCTATTGCATTGCCAGGAGAACCGGCACAAACAGCAACCTCCGTTATCAGGCATTCTCTGAAGGACTGGCAGAACAGAATATCGCCGTTACAGAAGATTGGATTTTTGACAGATGCCTGGGCATTGAGGATGGCGAAAGGGTGGCCAGGCAGCTTTATGGGATGGCAGAGAGGCCGGACGCGCTGCTCGTCAGCAGCGATCAGGTGGCAGCCGGCATCATTGCGGAATGGAGCAAGCTGGGACTCAGGATACCAGGTGATCTTGCTGTTTTAAGCTTTGATAATCATCCGATTTCCAGGGCTTTGCAGATTACAACGATGGATCTGCCTGTAAACGAAATGGGCAAAACAGCTTTCAGGCTGTTCCTCGAAAGGCTCACGAGCGGACAGGTAAAACAGATGGAGGCAGAAGCAGCCCTGATTGAAAGGAAAACTGTCTGA
- a CDS encoding nucleotidyltransferase family protein yields MELNSEEDIVKAIQEDGWMMDILKAAEAAGLPDWWICAGFVRSKIWDVLHDIRERTPLPDIDVIFFDKENTGEASEKEAEQLLGRLLPGVPWSVKNQARMAVRNGMPPYASSIDAVSKFPETATALAVTLDQGRLKLGAPWGVEDAVSGVVRPTSFFLENEEKREIYRQRIIKKKWHLSWSGLCIQQI; encoded by the coding sequence ATGGAATTAAACAGTGAAGAAGATATAGTAAAGGCCATTCAGGAGGACGGCTGGATGATGGACATCCTGAAAGCGGCTGAAGCTGCCGGGCTGCCGGACTGGTGGATTTGTGCCGGGTTTGTCCGCTCTAAGATATGGGATGTTTTGCATGATATCCGGGAGAGGACGCCTCTCCCGGATATCGATGTCATATTTTTCGATAAAGAAAATACTGGTGAAGCTTCTGAAAAGGAGGCTGAACAGCTGCTGGGGAGGCTGCTGCCCGGTGTTCCATGGTCCGTGAAAAATCAGGCAAGGATGGCTGTCCGGAACGGGATGCCTCCTTACGCTTCTTCTATTGATGCTGTTTCCAAATTTCCTGAAACAGCAACTGCGCTTGCTGTTACCCTGGATCAGGGCCGCCTTAAATTGGGTGCCCCCTGGGGAGTGGAAGATGCCGTCAGCGGGGTGGTCAGGCCGACCAGTTTTTTCCTGGAGAATGAAGAGAAAAGGGAAATATACCGCCAGAGGATAATAAAGAAAAAATGGCATCTCAGCTGGAGCGGGCTGTGCATTCAGCAGATTTAA
- the gnd gene encoding phosphogluconate dehydrogenase (NAD(+)-dependent, decarboxylating), with the protein MLYIGGRNVKLGIIGLGKMGYNLALNMRDKGHEVVANDVNTEAMEKISAEGVATAASIEELAAKLPSPKVIWMMVPAGDITEKVLSSAAAVLTEGDIIIDGGNSNYKETLRRGDELAEKGIHYIDCGTSGGQEGARHGVCTMIGGDKEAFSQVEQLFADISVPNGYLYSGKRGSGHFLKMVHNGIEYGMMQAFAEGFEILEKSNFDYDYKEVSRVWNNGSVIRSWLSELLENAFSKDPKLEGIRGVMNSSGEGKWTVEAALDFQASAPVIAMSQFMRYRSLEDDTFHGKVVAALRNEFGGHAVVKSGE; encoded by the coding sequence ATGCTGTACATAGGAGGAAGAAACGTGAAGCTAGGTATAATCGGACTGGGCAAAATGGGATATAATCTTGCCCTTAATATGAGAGACAAAGGCCATGAAGTGGTGGCTAATGATGTAAATACAGAAGCAATGGAAAAGATTTCGGCAGAAGGCGTCGCGACGGCAGCTTCGATAGAAGAGCTTGCAGCAAAGCTCCCTTCTCCTAAGGTCATCTGGATGATGGTGCCTGCTGGCGACATCACAGAAAAGGTTCTGAGCAGTGCAGCAGCCGTGCTGACAGAAGGAGATATCATCATTGACGGCGGAAACTCCAACTACAAGGAAACTCTGCGCCGCGGAGATGAGCTGGCAGAGAAGGGCATCCATTATATCGACTGCGGAACAAGCGGCGGCCAGGAAGGTGCACGCCATGGCGTCTGCACGATGATTGGCGGCGACAAAGAAGCTTTCAGCCAGGTTGAGCAGCTGTTTGCTGATATTTCTGTTCCAAACGGCTATCTTTACTCTGGAAAGCGCGGCAGCGGCCACTTCCTGAAAATGGTCCACAATGGCATTGAGTACGGAATGATGCAAGCTTTTGCCGAAGGCTTTGAAATTCTTGAAAAAAGCAATTTCGACTATGACTACAAAGAAGTATCGCGTGTATGGAATAATGGTTCTGTTATCCGTTCATGGCTGTCTGAGCTTCTGGAGAATGCGTTCAGCAAAGATCCTAAGCTTGAAGGCATCAGAGGCGTCATGAATTCTTCAGGCGAAGGCAAATGGACAGTAGAGGCAGCACTTGACTTCCAGGCGTCTGCCCCGGTTATTGCGATGTCCCAGTTCATGCGCTATCGCTCACTTGAGGATGATACATTCCACGGTAAGGTAGTGGCAGCACTCAGGAATGAATTCGGCGGCCATGCGGTCGTAAAAAGCGGCGAATAA
- a CDS encoding MurR/RpiR family transcriptional regulator, giving the protein METLYCFARIKTHYSKFSDKEKRIADYILDNPEKIVHSSINQLADDLGIADSTVFRFCKRIGFKGYQALKIALASEIVAPIKDIHETIQEEDDILTVSEKVFRSNINTLEDTLKLIRGGAFEMAVEAILQAEKVEFFGSGGSGIIAQDAYHKFIRTGLTVHANSDSHLQLMSASQLSDKDTAVFISHSGATKDMIGVLKVAKENGARTISITNFAKTPLTQQADIALYTVAEETDYRSEALSSRIAQLSIIDALYVNVMIARKDEGKQALRKMRNAISSKRI; this is encoded by the coding sequence ATGGAAACTCTTTATTGCTTTGCCCGCATTAAAACCCATTATTCCAAATTCAGTGATAAAGAAAAAAGAATTGCTGACTATATTTTGGACAACCCCGAAAAAATAGTCCACAGCTCCATCAATCAGCTGGCAGATGATTTAGGGATTGCAGATTCAACGGTTTTCCGCTTCTGCAAAAGGATTGGCTTCAAAGGCTATCAGGCGCTGAAAATAGCCCTTGCCTCTGAGATTGTCGCACCGATAAAGGATATCCATGAGACGATCCAGGAGGAGGATGACATTCTTACGGTCTCGGAAAAAGTGTTCCGCTCAAACATCAATACATTGGAGGATACCTTGAAGCTGATAAGAGGAGGCGCTTTTGAAATGGCTGTGGAAGCAATCCTGCAGGCGGAAAAGGTTGAGTTTTTCGGAAGCGGGGGCTCAGGAATCATTGCCCAGGATGCCTACCACAAATTCATCCGGACCGGACTTACCGTTCATGCCAACAGTGATTCCCATTTGCAGCTCATGTCAGCTTCCCAGCTTTCCGATAAAGATACGGCCGTGTTCATTTCCCATTCAGGGGCAACGAAGGATATGATCGGAGTGCTGAAGGTGGCCAAGGAAAACGGCGCCAGGACGATCAGCATCACCAACTTTGCCAAAACCCCGCTGACCCAGCAGGCCGACATCGCCCTTTACACGGTTGCTGAAGAAACAGACTACCGCTCAGAGGCCCTGTCATCCCGCATTGCCCAGCTGAGCATCATTGACGCCTTATATGTAAACGTCATGATCGCCCGCAAAGATGAAGGAAAGCAGGCACTTCGGAAAATGAGAAATGCCATCTCTTCAAAACGGATTTAA
- a CDS encoding GntP family permease: MSGSMLILVAMAGIFLLLFLVMKTKLHAFVALLLVSLLVGIAAGMPLGGVIESVQNGMGGTLGFVAVVVGLGAMFGRMLEVSGGAERLAQTMIKKFGEDKAQWALGITGFIVAIPVFFDVGFIILVPIVYGLAKKTGKSLLYYGIPLLAGLAVTHSFIPPTPGPIAVADLIGADLGWVILFGILAGIPSMIIAGPLFGKFIAKRIHVTIPEYMNIEEKEYDRELPSFGMIASIIFIPLVLILINTVSGVVLDEGNGLRAVFTFMGHPFVALTLATLLAFYFLGTKRGYSRQEVQDIATKSLEPAGIIILVTGAGGVFKQVLIDSGVGQVLGDMMASSSLPPILLAFLIATFVRVAQGSATVAMVTAAGLIAPLIEIMGLEGPVLGLIVISIAAGATIFSHVNDSGFWLVNRYFGLDVKDTLKSWTVMESLIAIVGFLVVFIIGFFIS, translated from the coding sequence ATGTCTGGTTCAATGCTTATTTTAGTAGCAATGGCAGGAATCTTCCTGCTGCTGTTTCTTGTAATGAAAACCAAGCTCCATGCTTTCGTCGCATTGCTCCTTGTCAGCCTGCTTGTAGGGATTGCTGCAGGAATGCCGCTTGGAGGCGTCATCGAATCTGTCCAGAATGGCATGGGGGGAACCCTCGGGTTTGTGGCTGTCGTAGTCGGGCTCGGGGCTATGTTCGGCCGGATGCTCGAGGTTTCCGGCGGTGCTGAGCGCCTGGCACAGACGATGATCAAGAAATTCGGGGAAGATAAAGCACAGTGGGCCCTGGGCATCACGGGCTTCATTGTAGCCATACCAGTATTCTTTGATGTCGGCTTCATTATCCTTGTGCCGATTGTCTACGGGCTGGCCAAGAAAACTGGTAAATCCCTTCTATACTACGGGATACCGCTGCTGGCCGGATTGGCTGTCACACACAGCTTCATTCCGCCCACTCCGGGCCCAATCGCGGTAGCTGACCTGATTGGTGCAGACTTGGGCTGGGTGATCCTGTTTGGTATTTTAGCAGGTATACCTTCCATGATCATCGCTGGTCCGCTGTTCGGTAAATTTATTGCCAAAAGGATTCATGTCACCATTCCGGAATATATGAATATTGAAGAAAAAGAATATGATAGGGAACTTCCAAGCTTTGGAATGATTGCAAGCATCATCTTCATCCCGCTTGTACTGATTTTAATTAATACAGTGTCCGGTGTTGTACTTGATGAAGGGAACGGCTTGCGTGCCGTATTCACTTTCATGGGACATCCATTTGTTGCTCTGACGCTGGCTACACTGCTGGCATTCTATTTCCTTGGGACGAAGCGCGGCTACTCCCGTCAGGAGGTACAGGATATTGCGACAAAATCTCTTGAGCCAGCCGGGATCATCATCCTTGTAACCGGTGCCGGCGGTGTCTTCAAACAGGTTCTGATTGATTCAGGCGTTGGACAGGTTCTTGGGGATATGATGGCTTCTTCATCACTGCCGCCGATCCTGCTCGCATTCCTGATTGCTACATTTGTGCGTGTGGCCCAGGGTTCGGCAACGGTAGCGATGGTAACAGCGGCAGGCCTTATTGCCCCGCTTATTGAAATCATGGGACTGGAAGGACCGGTCCTTGGATTGATTGTAATCTCTATCGCGGCAGGCGCAACCATTTTCTCGCATGTCAACGACTCAGGGTTCTGGCTTGTTAACCGCTACTTCGGCCTTGATGTTAAGGACACGCTGAAGTCCTGGACTGTCATGGAAAGCTTGATTGCCATTGTCGGATTCCTGGTTGTATTTATAATCGGATTCTTCATTTCTTAA